Proteins encoded by one window of Bacteroidota bacterium:
- a CDS encoding glycosyltransferase produces MIAISIIVGICIFLYVLLILYFLFGWIKLEEYTAGKKNCTTKVSVIIPVRNEEKNIKNLLDDLREQLYNRELFEIIVVDDFSTDNTAEVVKNANINNLKIISLAAIFQNKQALKANKKAGIQLAVEQASGELIITTDADCHVGSNWLQTIVHYYEQHKPVMIAGMVSYYPDTSFLGKFQTLDFLSLVGIAAACIQNGFYNLCNGANLAYTKEAFLAVDGFKDIDHIPGGDDMMLMHKMAKKFNGKIAYLKNKEAIVYTNTEKDFITFWHQRVRWTSKSTHYEDKRITAILAFVYLSNLLIVTNLVIGFFYPPLLKLAMFQFLAKLCIDTLFAYSVTKFFRRENLLWLFLPMQILHIIYIILVAPAGVFGKYYWKGRRI; encoded by the coding sequence ATGATCGCGATCAGCATAATTGTTGGCATTTGCATTTTTTTATACGTTTTGCTCATTTTGTACTTTCTTTTCGGTTGGATAAAATTGGAAGAATATACGGCGGGTAAAAAAAATTGTACAACTAAGGTAAGTGTAATTATACCTGTTAGAAATGAAGAGAAAAATATTAAAAATCTGCTGGATGATTTACGCGAACAACTTTATAATCGGGAGCTATTTGAAATAATAGTTGTCGACGATTTTTCTACTGATAACACTGCAGAAGTTGTAAAAAATGCGAATATTAATAATCTGAAGATCATTTCACTTGCAGCCATTTTTCAAAACAAACAAGCATTAAAGGCTAATAAAAAAGCAGGTATTCAATTGGCAGTTGAGCAGGCAAGTGGCGAGCTTATTATTACTACAGATGCAGATTGTCATGTAGGCAGCAACTGGTTACAAACAATTGTTCATTATTATGAGCAACATAAACCTGTTATGATAGCGGGTATGGTGAGTTATTACCCTGACACTAGCTTTTTGGGTAAATTTCAGACTTTGGATTTTTTAAGTTTGGTAGGAATTGCAGCAGCCTGTATTCAAAATGGATTTTATAATTTATGTAATGGAGCAAACCTTGCATACACTAAAGAAGCATTTTTAGCTGTGGATGGATTTAAAGATATTGATCACATTCCCGGTGGTGATGATATGATGCTGATGCATAAAATGGCCAAAAAATTTAATGGCAAGATCGCCTATTTAAAAAATAAAGAAGCAATAGTTTATACAAATACGGAAAAGGATTTTATTACATTCTGGCATCAAAGAGTTCGTTGGACAAGTAAGTCGACACACTATGAAGATAAAAGAATAACTGCAATTCTGGCTTTTGTTTATCTCTCCAATTTACTTATCGTAACCAATTTGGTTATTGGGTTTTTTTATCCTCCCTTATTAAAATTGGCAATGTTCCAGTTTTTGGCAAAACTTTGTATCGATACCCTGTTTGCCTATTCTGTGACTAAATTTTTTAGAAGAGAAAATTTACTTTGGTTATTTTTACCCATGCAGATATTGCATATTATTTATATTATTTTGGTTGCTCCGGCAGGTGTTTTTGGAAAATATTACTGGAAGGGGAGGAGGATATAA
- a CDS encoding ABC transporter permease yields the protein MIGTITILYAVLLALFSHVISPDITPYANDQMNELAFQSPGFSIKVLKQPLELTPPKTNFINWILFGKKVDYRSVPLTSYKFVKDSIYVERFIGEASKGQKLGFTLYEITREDLPVAQQQKIIESKYLSTRNFLFGTDDLGRDYLSRILLGIRVSLSVGVVAVIIALFIGIPLGAFAGFYKRNPPYIKMKGRRSKFLIPVDNIIMWFINIIWAIPTLLLVFPIVFAFGQNFYTIFIAVGLTMWVDIARIVRGQVMQVREQEFIQAAKTFGYSDMRSIFIHILPNIVGPIIVITAANFAYAILTEAGLSFLGIGVQAPAPSWGLMISKYKDNLITDPYLALIPGFAITILVLAFFMVGNGLRDALDIKSRLD from the coding sequence ATGATTGGAACAATTACAATTCTGTATGCAGTTTTGCTTGCACTTTTTTCACATGTGATCTCACCCGATATTACCCCCTATGCAAACGATCAAATGAATGAACTTGCGTTCCAGTCTCCCGGATTTTCCATCAAAGTATTGAAACAGCCTTTGGAACTTACCCCACCTAAAACAAATTTTATAAATTGGATATTATTTGGCAAAAAAGTGGATTACAGGTCAGTACCTTTGACCTCATATAAGTTTGTTAAAGATTCCATTTATGTTGAAAGGTTTATAGGTGAGGCAAGTAAAGGTCAGAAATTGGGATTTACTTTATATGAAATTACCCGTGAAGATCTTCCCGTAGCGCAACAACAGAAAATTATTGAATCAAAATACCTTTCCACACGAAATTTTCTGTTTGGTACAGATGACCTTGGGCGCGATTATCTGAGTCGGATTTTATTGGGTATAAGAGTTTCTTTATCCGTAGGAGTTGTTGCGGTAATTATTGCATTATTTATCGGAATTCCACTTGGTGCTTTTGCCGGATTTTATAAAAGGAATCCACCATATATAAAAATGAAAGGCAGAAGATCGAAATTTTTAATTCCGGTAGATAATATAATTATGTGGTTCATCAATATTATCTGGGCCATACCAACTTTGTTATTGGTTTTTCCCATTGTTTTTGCTTTTGGACAGAATTTTTACACCATTTTTATAGCAGTTGGTTTAACAATGTGGGTGGATATTGCTAGGATAGTGAGAGGGCAGGTAATGCAAGTACGGGAACAGGAATTTATTCAGGCAGCTAAAACTTTTGGCTATTCAGATATGCGTAGCATTTTCATACACATACTTCCAAATATTGTTGGACCAATTATAGTTATAACCGCTGCCAATTTTGCATATGCAATTTTGACTGAGGCGGGTTTGAGTTTTTTGGGTATTGGGGTTCAGGCTCCGGCACCAAGCTGGGGATTAATGATCTCAAAATATAAAGATAATTTAATAACAGATCCCTATTTGGCACTCATTCCCGGTTTTGCAATCACTATCTTAGTGCTCGCATTCTTTATGGTTGGAAACGGGTTACGGGATGCGCTTGATATTAAAAGCCGACTGGATTAG
- a CDS encoding SpoIIE family protein phosphatase, translating to MAIAGLNVMEMLRDQLKLKQLEIDSLLEITKAINSNKSSSALFELFHRTLKDQIGVENMLLFSKNGSDWEPVLGNKFISELNPGLVNTLLKYNKLTDLSELNGNLPDYLKQYDILIPVFHKDNPLAYLLMSNPRVESYEPLEDKIKFAQTVTNIITVAIENKRLFKKESETLAFQKELEVAAQVQNMLIPHNLPINDKLQMDAIYLPHQNIGGDYYDYLQLSEDEFFFCIADISGKGIAAALLMANFQAQIRELTKRNPTTIEEYMQELNKAVLMSTKGEKFITLFLGKYNRKNRILKYVNSGHNPPILVNSHGYKFLDKGTTILGMFDELPSVKMGQIPIVENTAIICFTDGLTDVVNEANQVFPIDALISLVENNYKGDVVALNKKIIDEIMRFKGEDGEVSDDITVLSVKIMK from the coding sequence ATGGCAATTGCCGGGTTAAATGTGATGGAAATGTTGCGGGATCAGCTGAAACTTAAACAGCTGGAAATAGATTCTTTATTGGAGATAACCAAAGCAATTAATTCTAATAAATCGTCATCAGCACTGTTCGAATTATTTCACAGGACCTTAAAGGATCAGATCGGTGTGGAAAATATGTTGCTGTTCAGTAAAAATGGCAGCGATTGGGAACCTGTATTGGGAAATAAATTTATTTCCGAATTAAATCCCGGATTAGTAAATACATTATTAAAATATAATAAACTTACCGACCTCTCCGAACTCAACGGAAACTTGCCAGATTATTTAAAACAATACGACATTTTAATTCCGGTATTTCATAAAGATAATCCACTTGCATATCTATTGATGAGCAATCCAAGAGTGGAAAGTTATGAACCACTGGAAGATAAAATAAAATTTGCACAAACGGTTACAAATATTATTACCGTTGCAATAGAAAATAAAAGATTATTCAAAAAGGAATCGGAAACTCTTGCATTTCAAAAAGAATTGGAAGTAGCTGCGCAGGTTCAGAATATGCTAATTCCACACAACCTTCCTATTAACGATAAATTGCAAATGGACGCCATTTATCTTCCGCATCAAAACATTGGAGGCGATTATTATGATTACCTGCAATTAAGTGAAGATGAATTCTTTTTTTGTATTGCAGATATTTCCGGAAAGGGAATTGCAGCTGCATTGTTGATGGCTAATTTTCAGGCACAGATTCGCGAGCTTACAAAACGCAATCCTACCACCATTGAAGAATACATGCAGGAATTAAATAAGGCTGTATTAATGAGCACAAAAGGGGAGAAGTTCATCACACTTTTTCTGGGAAAATACAATCGCAAGAACAGGATATTAAAATATGTAAACTCCGGTCACAATCCTCCAATATTAGTAAACTCACACGGATATAAATTTTTAGATAAGGGGACAACTATTTTGGGTATGTTCGACGAACTTCCTTCCGTTAAAATGGGACAAATTCCAATTGTTGAAAATACCGCCATCATTTGTTTTACCGACGGCTTAACAGATGTTGTAAATGAAGCGAACCAGGTATTTCCAATTGATGCACTTATTTCGCTTGTTGAAAATAATTACAAGGGTGATGTTGTAGCTCTAAATAAAAAGATCATCGACGAAATAATGCGTTTTAAAGGGGAGGATGGAGAGGTGAGTGATGATATAACAGTGTTGAGTGTGAAGATAATGAAGTAG
- a CDS encoding O-antigen ligase family protein: MRSLQAQPVELNIFRTAAILGIVAMFAGILLYEPLFFLVPIAFLFAYQLILNFKTIFYLLLIVTPASIEYYSPTGFSTTLPTEPIMLVFMLTFIFYVFLKQELFDRAFISHPLTIILFIHFGWLMITTLFSADIVISLKYLLAKTWFIITFYFIGALVVKNIKDFKIVFWCLFTPTLLLVLFTLNNHMHYQFRFSEVNKTMVPFFRNHVNYAVFLALTFPFLFIASTWYKKYTWQKMVINLGKLLFLLAIYFSYTRSSWLSVAGALVAYFLIRYNKLLPAAGVLIMVVIAFVIYMLHNNKYMDYAPDYTKTIYHTHFSEHMESTMSLEDVSSAERIYRWVAAVHMIEERPYLGFGPGQFYFNYKEYTINKFETYISRNPERSTVHNYYLQVTVEQGFIGLTIWVVLLVYILYLGQKLYNKFTDKQYKYLAMVLTLSIITIIVNIALSDLIEADKIGALCFL, translated from the coding sequence ATGCGTAGTTTACAGGCACAACCTGTTGAATTAAATATTTTCCGTACCGCTGCAATTCTTGGTATTGTTGCCATGTTTGCCGGTATCTTATTATATGAGCCACTATTTTTTTTGGTACCCATTGCCTTTTTATTTGCATATCAGCTTATATTAAATTTCAAAACGATATTCTATCTGTTGCTGATAGTAACTCCGGCATCCATAGAATATTATTCTCCTACAGGCTTCAGTACAACATTACCAACTGAACCCATCATGTTGGTGTTCATGCTTACCTTCATTTTTTATGTATTTCTGAAACAGGAGTTGTTTGATAGAGCCTTTATAAGTCACCCTCTCACCATTATATTATTTATTCACTTTGGATGGCTGATGATAACAACTTTATTTTCAGCGGATATTGTGATATCTCTTAAATATCTTTTGGCTAAAACATGGTTTATCATAACTTTTTATTTTATAGGAGCACTGGTAGTTAAAAATATAAAAGATTTTAAAATAGTATTCTGGTGTTTATTTACTCCAACTTTATTGCTTGTGTTATTCACGCTTAATAATCATATGCATTACCAATTCCGGTTTAGTGAAGTGAATAAGACCATGGTGCCCTTTTTCCGAAACCATGTTAATTATGCGGTGTTTTTAGCTTTAACATTCCCTTTCTTATTTATTGCATCCACGTGGTACAAAAAATATACCTGGCAAAAAATGGTAATTAATTTAGGAAAGTTATTATTCTTGCTTGCAATATATTTCTCTTATACAAGGTCTTCATGGTTATCAGTTGCAGGGGCGTTAGTGGCATATTTTTTAATTCGTTACAATAAATTATTGCCGGCAGCAGGCGTATTAATAATGGTTGTTATTGCTTTCGTGATCTATATGTTGCACAATAATAAATATATGGATTATGCCCCGGATTATACCAAAACCATATACCATACCCATTTTTCTGAACATATGGAATCAACCATGAGTCTGGAAGATGTTTCAAGTGCTGAAAGAATATATCGTTGGGTTGCAGCGGTGCACATGATAGAGGAAAGACCTTATCTCGGATTTGGTCCGGGACAATTTTATTTTAATTACAAGGAATATACGATTAATAAATTCGAGACCTATATCAGCAGAAACCCGGAGCGATCAACGGTACATAATTATTATTTGCAGGTAACGGTTGAACAGGGTTTTATCGGATTGACAATTTGGGTGGTATTGTTGGTTTACATATTATATCTTGGGCAAAAACTCTATAATAAATTTACCGATAAACAATATAAATATCTCGCGATGGTTTTGACTTTATCCATCATAACCATAATTGTTAATATTGCACTAAGTGATCTTATTGAAGCCGACAAGATCGGTGCACTATGTTTTTTATGA
- a CDS encoding oligosaccharide flippase family protein: MRKNFITNISFLLLLNLLVKPFWILGIDRSVQNTIGPDAYGVYFALFNFAWLFQVVLDFGINNFNNRMVARQPEKLGQYLFSTLIAKFVLSVVYSILIFVAAIGVNFSNEQIAILLLLILMQILMSFYSFLRSNVNALHLFRTDAFLSVLDKLTTSVICGCILWTNIFPFEISITTFIWVQIFGYIFSLVVAILILFNQHIKIRWNFDSGLIKEVFLKSYPYALLGFLMTAYFRTDGVLLERMLGENGAYEAGIYASAFRLLDAMSILGFLFAGLLMPMFSRMIENKENIKPLFELGYTLMLIFSVAAGITIIFYRLEIMQLLYSSGDIYSANILGLLMLSFICISITYIYGSLITASGNIKRLNQISLVGFILNIVLNVLLIPTYKAQGSSIATVSAQLIILAAHMYYASKLFSIKGSDLQWMRSLVFIALVIILNFGIYELPIAWYFNFIIAGLMSVAASAASGLIKLTEIKEMIQPVMAGIRKRA, from the coding sequence ATGCGGAAAAATTTTATCACCAATATCAGCTTTCTGCTGCTGCTTAACTTACTGGTTAAACCCTTCTGGATATTGGGAATTGACCGCTCAGTGCAGAATACAATAGGCCCTGATGCCTATGGCGTCTATTTTGCGTTATTCAATTTTGCCTGGCTTTTTCAAGTTGTACTTGATTTCGGTATCAATAATTTTAACAACAGAATGGTGGCCCGGCAGCCGGAAAAATTAGGCCAATATTTATTTTCCACCCTGATCGCAAAATTTGTTTTATCTGTAGTTTATAGCATTTTAATATTTGTTGCAGCCATTGGTGTTAATTTTTCAAATGAACAAATTGCCATTTTATTATTGCTGATCTTAATGCAGATATTAATGTCATTTTATTCGTTTTTACGTTCCAATGTAAATGCCCTTCATCTTTTCAGAACAGATGCTTTTTTATCTGTTTTGGATAAACTCACCACTTCTGTTATTTGTGGATGTATTTTATGGACAAATATTTTTCCTTTTGAAATAAGTATAACAACTTTTATCTGGGTGCAGATATTTGGATATATTTTCTCCTTAGTTGTTGCAATTTTGATATTGTTCAATCAACATATAAAAATCAGATGGAATTTTGACAGTGGTTTAATTAAAGAGGTATTTTTAAAAAGTTATCCCTATGCATTATTAGGTTTTTTAATGACCGCCTACTTCAGGACTGATGGAGTGCTACTGGAAAGAATGCTCGGAGAAAATGGCGCCTACGAAGCGGGCATCTACGCATCAGCATTTAGATTATTGGATGCGATGAGTATATTGGGATTTTTATTTGCCGGTCTCTTAATGCCTATGTTTTCGAGGATGATAGAAAACAAAGAAAATATAAAACCCCTTTTTGAACTCGGATATACCCTGATGCTTATATTTTCTGTTGCTGCTGGAATTACCATTATATTTTACAGGTTGGAAATAATGCAATTATTATATAGTTCCGGCGACATTTATTCCGCAAATATTTTAGGGTTGTTGATGTTGAGTTTTATTTGTATCAGCATAACATATATTTATGGAAGTTTGATCACTGCCAGCGGTAATATTAAAAGGCTAAATCAAATATCACTTGTCGGATTTATTTTGAATATAGTATTAAACGTTCTGCTTATCCCAACCTACAAAGCGCAGGGCTCCTCAATTGCTACTGTTTCGGCTCAGTTAATTATTCTGGCCGCTCATATGTATTATGCTTCAAAATTGTTTTCCATCAAGGGAAGTGATCTACAATGGATGCGAAGTCTGGTTTTTATAGCACTGGTTATCATTTTAAATTTTGGTATATATGAATTACCCATTGCATGGTATTTTAATTTCATTATTGCCGGTTTAATGTCTGTTGCTGCTTCTGCGGCATCAGGACTTATCAAATTGACAGAGATAAAAGAGATGATACAGCCCGTGATGGCAGGCATTCGCAAAAGGGCTTGA